From Pseudochaenichthys georgianus unplaced genomic scaffold, fPseGeo1.2 scaffold_544_arrow_ctg1, whole genome shotgun sequence, one genomic window encodes:
- the LOC117443130 gene encoding tetraspanin-8-like isoform X1 encodes MGKINGCIKCLFIFFNVVFAILGCVLFYLAVQITAFSHQVAALGGPSLAWSWVFALGVLILPVLGIVAACMEKELVLRIFAGFMVAGMIIMLIFGIVVVVSRNTMNDSFDTVSAELAKPIMEAKETRNMLMAFEQSLQCCGVVSSSDWGMNIPQSCECKMQDKRSLFSSRCKANVGLFGPDQIYATSCSSALFVIANFIFKIVMGICFTFAILALLALLMSVLMIHQIRKHDGGESSMAMQSY; translated from the exons ATGGGGAAAATTAACGGATGCATCAAATGCCTCTTTATCTTCTTCAATGTGGTGTTTGCA ATACTCGGCTGTGTGCTGTTCTACCTAGCAGTGCAAATCACCGCCTTCAGCCACcag GTAGCGGCGTTGGGGGGTCCGAGTCTGGCCTGGAGTTGGGTGTTTGCCCTCGGTGTCCTCATCCTCCCCGTCTTGGGAATCGTTGCCGCGTGCATGGAGAAAGAACTCGTCCTCAGAATA TTTGCAGGCTTCATGGTGGCGGGAATGATCATCATGCTGATCTTTGGCATTGTTGTCGTTGTCTCAAGAAACACG atGAATGATTCTTTTGACACCGTCTCCGCTGAACTGGCAAAGCCTATCATGGAAGCGAAAGAAACGAGAAATATGCTAATGGCATTCGAACAATct CTCCAATGCTGTGGTGTGGTCAGCTCCAGCGACTGGGGAATGAACATCCCTCAGTCCTGTGAGTGCAAGATGCAAGATAAAAGATCCCTCTTTTCATCTAGATGTAAAGCCAATGTG GGACTCTTTGGCCCAGACCAGATCTACGCGACG AGCTGCAGCAGTGCTCTCTTTGTGATTGCCAACTTCATCTTCAAGATCGTTATGGGCATCTGCTTCACGTTTGCAATCCTCGCA CTGCTGGCCCTGCTGATGAGCGTCCTGATGATCCATCAGATCAGAAAGCACGACGGCGGAGAGTCGTCCATGGCCATGCAGAGCTACTAG
- the LOC117443130 gene encoding uncharacterized protein isoform X2, giving the protein MGKINGCIKCLFIFFNVVFAILGCVLFYLAVQITAFSHQVAALGGPSLAWSWVFALGVLILPVLGIVAACMEKELVLRILQCCGVVSSSDWGMNIPQSCECKMQDKRSLFSSRCKANVGLFGPDQIYATSCSSALFVIANFIFKIVMGICFTFAILALLALLMSVLMIHQIRKHDGGESSMAMQSY; this is encoded by the exons ATGGGGAAAATTAACGGATGCATCAAATGCCTCTTTATCTTCTTCAATGTGGTGTTTGCA ATACTCGGCTGTGTGCTGTTCTACCTAGCAGTGCAAATCACCGCCTTCAGCCACcag GTAGCGGCGTTGGGGGGTCCGAGTCTGGCCTGGAGTTGGGTGTTTGCCCTCGGTGTCCTCATCCTCCCCGTCTTGGGAATCGTTGCCGCGTGCATGGAGAAAGAACTCGTCCTCAGAATA CTCCAATGCTGTGGTGTGGTCAGCTCCAGCGACTGGGGAATGAACATCCCTCAGTCCTGTGAGTGCAAGATGCAAGATAAAAGATCCCTCTTTTCATCTAGATGTAAAGCCAATGTG GGACTCTTTGGCCCAGACCAGATCTACGCGACG AGCTGCAGCAGTGCTCTCTTTGTGATTGCCAACTTCATCTTCAAGATCGTTATGGGCATCTGCTTCACGTTTGCAATCCTCGCA CTGCTGGCCCTGCTGATGAGCGTCCTGATGATCCATCAGATCAGAAAGCACGACGGCGGAGAGTCGTCCATGGCCATGCAGAGCTACTAG